One segment of Variovorax paradoxus DNA contains the following:
- a CDS encoding conjugal transfer protein TrbE: protein MRAHAVLKGERSVASCLPYSQQIDEHTVVTHEGDLTRTIALQGVAFETIGHRELDGLNQQWLAAINNVARSPHVALWTHVERRQVHHDVSAVAYDNALSREFAKQYAGKFEGERQFVNHLFLSPVYRIAGNGADRIGLRLARGAADTMARLRKGAVEELQRVSVQLLASAKRYHPRLLGTSEVDGQLRSRVAQFYGRLVHHADRQVRLGAFELSQCLQAGALHFGAETVEIQHAAGSRLAACLTLVAPYTAEQLDVKVFDGLLSAPFEFVLSQSITVMAFDRADALLKSQYNRIKSTSDNEEQLKEVAAARTKLQAGRFSMLDHELVLVVYGDTVKDLNRNVSSAVTLLDQKSMGVAREREGGLICAYFSVLPGNFRHGRIRAMPISSSNFAKLFPMHNHPTGNAYGSQWGPPIALLKTAASGPYYFNFHVSRDRLLEQGVRLDYDDAPDSVELPRSGAAAAGQGQRAHRKELGNYKIIGRSGSGKTVLKLALRLLARKAATRGGKVLRIFSFDKDYGEEICIRAMGGRYFLIAAGEPTGMNPFSLPPTPENIAVILSIMTWNAQFGGKYVMSHRDEEDLLRGIRQVYQLEPQQRRYARVRDALSTHQEHSLYHALGRWCDAGAFAWVLDNPQDRFDLAGCDTFGFDMTSFLDIEEARTPILRYLTHKIAQQVAGAPHIIDIAEAWRALKDPLMQRFIEDKGKTIRKEDGVIGLDTQEPSDISRSPLGSTLLSQFPTQLLLPNSEAEEEDYIDGLKLTPREFHLVKHTEENSGQFLLKKGAESVLARMDLSGLEDMLSVLSGSLDNVEVMRTVIAEVGPDPHLWLPVFHQRRV from the coding sequence ATGCGCGCCCACGCGGTCCTCAAGGGTGAGCGCAGTGTTGCAAGCTGCCTGCCTTACTCCCAGCAGATCGATGAGCATACGGTGGTGACGCATGAAGGAGATCTCACCCGGACCATCGCGCTGCAGGGCGTCGCTTTCGAGACGATCGGGCACCGAGAACTCGACGGCCTGAACCAGCAATGGCTCGCCGCGATCAACAACGTTGCCCGCAGCCCTCATGTGGCGCTATGGACGCACGTGGAGCGACGCCAGGTGCACCACGACGTTTCGGCCGTCGCGTATGACAACGCGTTGTCGCGCGAATTCGCAAAGCAGTACGCAGGCAAGTTCGAAGGTGAGCGCCAGTTCGTCAACCATCTGTTTCTTTCACCGGTCTATCGCATTGCCGGCAACGGTGCGGATCGCATAGGCCTTCGTCTCGCGCGGGGTGCCGCAGACACCATGGCCCGCCTGCGCAAAGGCGCGGTCGAAGAGTTGCAGCGAGTGTCGGTCCAACTTTTGGCCAGCGCCAAGCGGTATCACCCGCGGTTGCTGGGCACTTCGGAAGTTGACGGTCAACTGCGATCACGGGTGGCACAGTTCTACGGACGACTTGTTCACCATGCTGACCGCCAGGTGCGACTCGGGGCATTCGAACTGAGCCAGTGCCTCCAGGCTGGGGCACTGCACTTCGGCGCGGAGACGGTGGAGATCCAGCATGCCGCAGGTTCGCGACTCGCCGCGTGTCTCACGCTCGTGGCCCCGTACACCGCCGAGCAACTCGACGTCAAGGTGTTCGATGGGCTTCTGTCGGCGCCCTTCGAGTTCGTGCTCAGTCAGTCCATCACGGTCATGGCATTCGACCGGGCAGATGCGCTGCTGAAATCTCAGTACAACAGGATCAAAAGCACCAGCGACAACGAAGAGCAACTCAAAGAGGTTGCTGCCGCGCGCACGAAGCTCCAGGCCGGGCGGTTCTCGATGCTTGATCACGAACTCGTGCTGGTCGTCTATGGAGACACAGTGAAAGACCTTAACCGAAATGTCAGTTCGGCGGTCACCTTACTGGACCAAAAGAGCATGGGCGTTGCGCGCGAGCGTGAAGGCGGACTGATCTGCGCGTATTTCAGCGTGTTGCCGGGAAATTTTCGGCATGGGCGCATCCGTGCGATGCCGATCAGCAGCAGCAACTTCGCAAAGCTATTTCCCATGCACAACCATCCCACGGGAAACGCCTATGGCAGCCAGTGGGGCCCGCCAATCGCGCTGCTGAAGACGGCAGCCTCAGGGCCGTATTACTTTAACTTTCATGTGAGTCGCGACCGCCTTCTCGAGCAAGGCGTGCGTTTGGACTATGACGACGCTCCGGATTCGGTTGAGTTGCCCAGGAGCGGTGCCGCTGCGGCAGGGCAGGGGCAACGGGCGCATCGCAAGGAACTGGGCAACTACAAGATCATCGGCCGATCAGGAAGTGGAAAGACGGTTCTCAAGCTAGCGCTTCGGCTGCTAGCCCGGAAAGCGGCTACGAGGGGCGGCAAGGTGCTGAGGATCTTCAGCTTCGACAAGGACTACGGCGAGGAGATCTGCATTCGCGCCATGGGTGGGCGCTACTTCCTCATCGCTGCGGGCGAGCCGACCGGGATGAACCCGTTCTCGCTGCCACCCACGCCCGAGAACATCGCGGTGATCTTGAGCATCATGACGTGGAACGCGCAGTTCGGCGGAAAGTACGTCATGTCCCACCGCGACGAGGAGGACCTGTTGAGGGGCATCCGGCAGGTCTATCAACTCGAGCCGCAGCAGCGTCGCTACGCACGCGTGCGAGATGCGCTGTCGACCCACCAGGAGCACAGTCTCTACCATGCGCTGGGCCGATGGTGCGACGCTGGCGCGTTCGCATGGGTGCTGGACAACCCGCAAGACCGCTTTGATCTGGCGGGCTGCGACACCTTCGGTTTCGACATGACCAGCTTCCTGGACATTGAAGAAGCGCGCACACCGATCCTTCGGTACTTGACCCACAAGATCGCGCAACAGGTCGCCGGAGCGCCTCACATCATCGACATCGCAGAAGCCTGGCGTGCATTGAAGGACCCTCTGATGCAACGGTTCATCGAGGACAAGGGCAAGACGATACGCAAGGAAGATGGCGTGATCGGGCTCGACACGCAGGAGCCGAGCGACATTAGCAGGTCTCCGCTGGGCAGCACTTTGCTTTCACAGTTCCCGACGCAACTGCTGCTTCCCAACAGCGAAGCGGAGGAAGAAGACTACATCGACGGGCTGAAACTCACGCCGCGCGAGTTTCACCTCGTCAAGCATACCGAGGAGAACTCCGGTCAGTTCCTTCTGAAGAAGGGCGCCGAATCCGTTCTTGCACGTATGGATCTGTCCGGTCTGGAGGACATGCTCTCGGTGCTGTCCGGCAGCCTGGACAACGTTGAGGTGATGCGAACGGTCATTGCGGAAGTGGGACCAGATCCGCATTTGTGGCTGCCTGTTTTCCATCAGAGGAGAGTGTGA
- a CDS encoding helix-turn-helix domain-containing protein has translation MSAEKSADEDSAMSRGAHAVRALLERHGIAKHRHSAFIGEFFALSRAAAHQRISRSTAWTLEELSALGAHFGETLGHVVAPLEDSSSESSLQSFRATLCLGASSIPCRIWLRPDNAAAPGDAFVALRTGNEHLVMPAGSTPDAHALRIARLEVDQKLSPHHRIALWTKNSRAGKKLCAQLENAGLEPYQFSVGSAFLDAARREPFDGYVIDWPIPESDTASVHAALSERRSPSAVVLICPPLRDDPRAVAELAETITSFKAQFLEKPVQAALLVSALSIRVPVV, from the coding sequence ATGTCCGCTGAGAAGTCCGCAGATGAAGACTCCGCGATGTCTCGCGGCGCGCATGCCGTGCGCGCATTGCTGGAGCGGCACGGCATTGCCAAGCATCGGCATTCGGCATTCATCGGGGAGTTCTTCGCGCTGTCGCGCGCTGCCGCTCACCAACGCATCAGTCGAAGCACGGCCTGGACGCTGGAGGAGCTCAGCGCACTCGGCGCTCACTTCGGCGAGACGCTCGGCCATGTGGTGGCCCCGCTGGAAGATTCCTCGTCTGAATCCTCATTGCAGTCGTTCCGCGCCACGTTGTGCCTCGGCGCCTCGAGCATTCCATGCAGGATCTGGCTTCGTCCCGACAACGCTGCGGCGCCGGGCGACGCATTCGTTGCGCTGCGCACGGGCAATGAGCATCTCGTGATGCCGGCTGGATCGACACCCGACGCACATGCGCTGCGCATTGCACGGCTCGAGGTCGATCAGAAGCTCTCACCGCATCACCGTATTGCTCTTTGGACCAAGAATTCCCGTGCAGGGAAAAAGCTTTGCGCGCAGTTGGAAAACGCGGGTCTTGAGCCGTACCAATTTTCGGTCGGTTCGGCCTTTCTGGACGCCGCAAGGCGCGAGCCATTCGATGGTTACGTGATTGATTGGCCCATCCCAGAAAGCGACACTGCAAGCGTGCATGCGGCATTGAGCGAGCGCAGGTCCCCGAGCGCGGTCGTGCTGATCTGCCCCCCGCTTCGTGACGATCCTCGTGCTGTGGCTGAGCTTGCCGAGACGATCACCAGTTTCAAGGCTCAGTTTCTTGAGAAGCCCGTCCAGGCGGCACTGCTTGTGTCAGCCTTGAGCATTCGCGTTCCCGTTGTCTGA
- a CDS encoding virB8 family protein — MQYIQGSAGLAIRRAAADQRNLGEWRAVMDKQVYFAAAVDWDAQRRLDLERRAARSTGIAWVCAVLSGLSMLSVSVLLPLKQFVPAVIRVDNATGAYDVQAPGELVRVGLARDQKILLSDVARYVLAREGFTRGEAETNYRTAYLMSCGPVRGEWEAYFNPHLNAQSPVNTMSATDSERAEILNVTFLPTDREDLRVTQVRFDKTVTRGVSPPVRTRYISTLTVQYDASNVPAQIKDLQINAFGFCAMNYRRDQEGAPQVLTSTAASGELFGHPNRDADAAAFSAGSSAGSSSATSRPLAAGAR, encoded by the coding sequence GTGCAGTACATCCAAGGCTCCGCCGGGCTGGCCATCCGGAGAGCCGCGGCCGATCAACGCAACCTCGGCGAATGGCGCGCGGTGATGGACAAACAGGTCTACTTCGCGGCTGCAGTCGATTGGGATGCGCAGCGCAGGCTCGACCTTGAGCGCCGGGCCGCCCGGAGCACGGGCATTGCTTGGGTCTGCGCGGTGCTCAGCGGGCTGAGCATGCTGAGCGTCAGCGTGTTGCTGCCGCTCAAGCAGTTCGTGCCCGCCGTGATCCGCGTGGACAACGCGACAGGGGCCTACGATGTGCAGGCGCCTGGGGAATTGGTCCGAGTCGGCCTTGCTCGTGACCAGAAGATCCTGCTGTCGGACGTCGCTCGCTATGTGCTTGCGCGTGAGGGCTTCACGCGTGGCGAGGCGGAGACCAACTACAGGACGGCCTATCTGATGTCCTGCGGCCCCGTGCGCGGCGAGTGGGAGGCCTATTTCAATCCGCACCTCAATGCGCAGTCGCCCGTCAACACGATGAGTGCCACGGACTCCGAGCGCGCCGAGATCCTCAACGTGACGTTCTTGCCGACCGACCGAGAGGATCTTCGCGTCACTCAGGTTCGCTTCGACAAGACGGTGACGCGGGGCGTGTCGCCGCCGGTGCGCACGCGCTACATCTCGACGCTGACGGTGCAGTACGACGCCTCCAATGTCCCGGCGCAGATCAAGGATCTGCAGATCAACGCCTTCGGTTTCTGTGCGATGAACTATCGACGCGACCAGGAGGGTGCGCCGCAAGTGCTCACATCGACCGCTGCGAGCGGGGAGTTGTTCGGTCACCCGAACCGTGATGCAGACGCGGCTGCCTTTTCAGCCGGCTCCTCAGCTGGCTCTTCTTCTGCAACCTCTCGGCCCTTGGCGGCGGGCGCGCGATGA
- a CDS encoding type IV secretion system protein codes for MADNIIGDIYTHFDKALSGFYEGAASGISAYVIPVAWIVLGICVLIWCYLLMQGKVAVPATDWLLKFIGFMLVLHVMGNGYLGWVATPIFNLPSELTAAASHSSSDAPTLLGQVNTKVVDLISALFTAASSFASDLAIGAAITVFLLTLLVTAAAYLLLSTALFAVIFAKLGLSLVLAVGPFFVLALVLPQTRSLFFSWISTALYFVFYHLFTALFIFLFIGVVDVYLSRLASQIDRSGGGEVSAMAAQLIDAGGNLSVIAICIPVILISLAMFCMFLQIPAICASMTGGSGGTFFPGLGALARMRRAGRG; via the coding sequence ATGGCTGACAACATCATCGGTGATATATACACCCACTTTGACAAGGCGCTCAGTGGTTTTTATGAGGGTGCAGCGAGCGGCATCTCCGCGTATGTGATTCCGGTGGCCTGGATCGTGCTCGGAATATGCGTATTGATCTGGTGCTATCTGCTGATGCAAGGCAAGGTGGCGGTGCCTGCGACCGACTGGCTGCTTAAGTTCATCGGGTTCATGCTGGTACTGCACGTGATGGGCAACGGCTATCTGGGTTGGGTGGCAACCCCGATCTTCAATCTGCCTTCCGAGTTGACGGCAGCCGCGAGCCATTCCTCATCCGACGCTCCCACGCTGCTGGGGCAGGTCAACACGAAAGTCGTCGATCTGATCTCGGCACTCTTCACAGCTGCAAGTAGCTTCGCGAGCGATCTGGCGATCGGGGCAGCCATCACGGTCTTCCTGCTGACGTTGCTTGTGACCGCGGCTGCATATCTGCTGCTGTCAACAGCCTTGTTTGCCGTGATTTTCGCGAAGCTCGGCCTGAGTCTCGTGCTTGCCGTCGGTCCATTCTTCGTACTAGCGCTGGTGTTACCACAGACAAGGAGCTTGTTTTTCTCGTGGATCTCGACTGCGCTGTATTTCGTCTTCTACCACCTCTTCACAGCACTGTTCATCTTCTTGTTCATAGGCGTCGTCGATGTGTACCTTTCCAGACTTGCCTCTCAAATTGACAGATCCGGTGGAGGAGAGGTGTCTGCTATGGCGGCGCAACTTATTGACGCTGGCGGGAACCTGAGCGTCATTGCGATATGCATTCCAGTGATCCTAATCTCGTTGGCGATGTTCTGCATGTTTTTGCAGATTCCTGCCATCTGTGCATCGATGACCGGCGGCAGTGGCGGCACATTCTTCCCAGGTCTTGGGGCTCTGGCGCGCATGCGGCGGGCAGGAAGGGGGTGA
- the virB5 gene encoding P-type DNA transfer protein VirB5, translating to MTIVHCCRGVLIAGAMCLGLLQATQAQIPVTVTSDVPATVNQIETIAKWVEQLNAMDKQLDQMKQLYKTLQGGRNMGSLLNSDLAKQYLPEDFSAAARSLRDGTGAFAGISGSLDDIVRASQLRTCAELNLDASRRTQCAQQWQQLALQKHIGELGYRKAAENIRNLQTFVASINGSTDQKAISEVQARIQVETVRMQNEQMKLSTIRAIQEADVKLRRQAATDAFNAGLARGSAGGIRF from the coding sequence ATGACGATCGTCCATTGCTGTCGAGGGGTACTGATCGCTGGTGCCATGTGCCTTGGCCTTCTGCAAGCGACGCAGGCGCAGATACCGGTGACGGTGACCAGTGACGTTCCGGCCACCGTCAACCAGATCGAGACCATTGCCAAGTGGGTGGAGCAGCTAAATGCGATGGACAAGCAGCTCGATCAGATGAAGCAGCTATACAAGACGCTGCAGGGTGGCCGAAACATGGGCAGCCTGCTGAACAGCGACCTGGCCAAGCAGTATCTGCCTGAGGATTTTTCGGCAGCGGCGCGGTCGCTGCGGGACGGCACGGGTGCATTCGCGGGGATTTCCGGCAGCCTTGACGACATTGTGCGAGCGAGTCAGTTGCGGACGTGCGCCGAACTGAACCTGGATGCGTCGCGGCGCACGCAGTGTGCCCAGCAATGGCAGCAGCTCGCTCTTCAGAAGCACATCGGCGAACTGGGCTATCGAAAGGCTGCGGAAAACATTCGCAATCTCCAGACCTTCGTGGCGTCGATCAACGGTTCGACTGACCAGAAGGCGATCTCCGAAGTGCAGGCACGCATCCAGGTGGAGACCGTTCGAATGCAGAACGAACAGATGAAGCTGTCAACGATCCGGGCGATTCAGGAGGCCGACGTAAAACTGCGAAGGCAGGCTGCGACGGACGCTTTCAACGCGGGACTGGCCCGTGGGTCTGCCGGTGGCATTCGGTTTTGA
- a CDS encoding lytic transglycosylase domain-containing protein, whose product MVDIPILLEQCAPQVAPSLMRALVHIESAWQPFAIGADAGQGSVTQPHSLEQAVVTARRLVDSGRSFSVGLAQVHVSNVLRSGLSWERAFDPCTNLSLGQAILADFYRAAGRAGYVGDGAVRAALRGYNSGGIGRYVSEGYATNIIRHADASGKSALLRANTAVLQLVPSARSEMPGRRSSSGRSAESEATDSRSQQASEIFEKAMPVPGF is encoded by the coding sequence ATGGTTGATATTCCGATCCTGCTCGAACAATGTGCCCCACAGGTGGCGCCAAGCTTGATGCGGGCACTTGTGCACATCGAGTCCGCTTGGCAACCCTTCGCCATTGGCGCAGATGCAGGTCAGGGATCAGTCACTCAGCCTCACTCCCTTGAACAAGCGGTCGTCACCGCGAGGCGGCTGGTGGATTCGGGCAGGTCGTTTTCGGTGGGTTTGGCTCAAGTGCATGTTAGCAACGTGCTGCGTTCAGGCCTGAGTTGGGAACGGGCGTTTGATCCCTGCACCAACCTTAGCTTGGGGCAAGCGATCCTGGCCGACTTCTATCGCGCGGCGGGCCGAGCTGGCTATGTTGGGGATGGCGCTGTGCGTGCAGCGCTTCGTGGCTACAACAGCGGCGGAATCGGTCGGTATGTGAGCGAGGGCTATGCCACCAACATCATCCGGCATGCCGATGCTTCGGGTAAGTCCGCCCTCTTACGCGCCAATACAGCGGTCCTCCAACTTGTGCCGTCGGCGCGCAGCGAAATGCCGGGGCGGCGCAGTTCGAGCGGCAGGTCGGCGGAATCCGAGGCTACGGATAGTCGTTCGCAGCAGGCCAGCGAGATCTTCGAGAAGGCCATGCCGGTCCCTGGCTTTTGA
- a CDS encoding TrbG/VirB9 family P-type conjugative transfer protein yields the protein MRPFAVAWLVLGAALSWQNARAEIGTVATTRDARIQTVRYTSDDVIRIRAAEGVVTTIELGQGEQVQDFAMGDRDAWHVASSGRLLLIKPKDVKADTNLTVFTDRHSYLFVLRIVARGTRDVAYWVRLVYPGESLGSMPDRAQLERQQVHRDLVGAALEGVLNRDYWIVGSQELQPLAMHDNGRQTFMRFSAAHPLPAAFVVEPDGTESLVDFHVEGDTVVLHRVVERVLLRRGNQVAGITNRAPLRPTDSAATGTASEKVQRALRSPGG from the coding sequence ATGAGGCCCTTTGCAGTCGCATGGCTGGTGCTCGGGGCTGCGCTCTCCTGGCAGAACGCAAGGGCGGAGATCGGCACCGTGGCAACGACGCGTGACGCGCGAATCCAGACCGTGCGTTACACGAGCGACGATGTCATTCGCATACGTGCGGCGGAGGGCGTGGTGACGACGATCGAGCTGGGGCAGGGAGAGCAGGTGCAGGATTTCGCGATGGGCGATCGTGACGCTTGGCACGTGGCGAGCAGTGGCCGCTTGCTGCTGATCAAGCCCAAGGATGTCAAAGCCGACACGAACCTGACCGTTTTCACTGATCGGCATTCGTATCTTTTCGTCCTGCGGATCGTGGCGCGAGGCACCCGGGATGTCGCTTACTGGGTGCGACTCGTGTATCCCGGCGAGAGTCTCGGCAGCATGCCGGACCGCGCGCAGTTGGAGCGCCAGCAGGTGCACCGCGACTTGGTCGGCGCGGCCCTCGAAGGGGTCTTGAATCGGGACTACTGGATTGTGGGCTCGCAGGAGCTGCAACCCCTGGCCATGCATGACAACGGGCGCCAGACATTCATGCGATTTTCGGCGGCGCATCCCTTGCCTGCCGCCTTCGTCGTCGAACCCGACGGCACAGAGAGTCTGGTGGACTTTCACGTGGAAGGAGACACAGTGGTGCTGCATCGTGTGGTCGAGCGCGTATTGCTGCGCCGAGGCAATCAGGTGGCCGGCATCACGAACAGAGCGCCCTTGCGGCCCACGGACTCGGCGGCCACGGGCACCGCCAGCGAGAAGGTGCAGCGTGCGCTGCGGAGTCCGGGAGGGTGA